A single genomic interval of Armigeres subalbatus isolate Guangzhou_Male chromosome 1, GZ_Asu_2, whole genome shotgun sequence harbors:
- the LOC134215548 gene encoding uncharacterized protein LOC134215548, translating to MVFIDWRRMCRKKRNVPQGGAILDQVISQSANASNQCLLYKMANYKRGGDLIDAFQVGGQKAVEQLIREQFGVFMYNSGRGQIINRAEYLRWKYMDNHEVVIPIEASLSPHDPLGKWVDHKACWQMQYRGLLGESLLHVLIICDTKIHTKLARILLRVFPELSIDVMEGEEYLGASSLHLAIAYSNNELVGDLIDAGADVSQRAIGRFFLPRDQQGLKPVKNTDYEGLAYFGEYPLAWAACCANESVYNLLLECGADPNAQDSFGNMILHMVVVCDKLDMFGYALRHPKLPCKNGIVNESGLTPLTLACRLGRDEVFREMLELSAREFWRYSNITCSGYPLNALDTLMPDGTTNWNSALFIILNGTKEEHLNMLDGGIVERLLDEKWKTFARNQFLKRLLILALHLFCLSCSVYLRPARVFKEESEEGSDGGDGSVQGIAAPDGADGDAEETDLTTWFRYGFEIATVMGVLSYVVLQQGDEIKNQGLISFIKSLGNAPAKAIFLISNLMILACIPFRMMGDVEHEEAILLFAVPGSWFLLMFFAGAIGLTGPFVTMIFSMITGDMFTFGIIYMIVLFGFSQAFYFLYKGHPEAEESPFGSYFGTWMGLFQTTLGDYDYADLNLTTYPNLAKTVFIIFMIFVPILLLNMLIAMMGNTYAYVIEQAEKEGMKQWAKIVVNLERAVKQEDAKKYLEEYSIGLGPSDDPRYEIRGVMVIKSKSKTRAKQRKGAVSNWKSVLRVTLNELKKRSMTGEELRRIMWGRSSITSPAKISKKKKIYEDEDPFAITNAIDVMTFTQDIVMVSTEPIAPPTIDPTKPKPATIVPKPQTAPTAQPIPEIPPQPPLVKRQSVVSAPPAYDDFPPMKDYKDPLRELVLISESPTVDEHYAQNCKALANDASTLDHVHEINLTKQTQLRQEEQKQQQQQTLGQLNPFLEAKDVVDPVKEREFLKTLEALEDTDSEAAEKPVLGKISLIRRAKSAVSRTTSRKKKTDQHPLFMIAWDDKNLTRAQPEDFGALNTAYEYCAEDLKHDVDEEAKEEEDEGVTVEEVHRRMEQFHLRGRASLERDSNSTESSKKQKKRNGVGRGRNNKVSPDTSNESVNGKKDKRMKSAPTGSGPRHRQLMGHEPGDSSPPDPLEPWSTRDICNINKLLDTDTQEE from the exons ATGGTTTTCATCGACTGGCGGCGGATGTGCCGCAAAAAGCGGAACGTTCCTCAGGGCGGTGCTATCCTGGATCAAGTGATTTCCCAGTCGGCCAACGCGTCCAACCAGTGCCTGCTGTACAAGATGGCGAACTACAAGCGCGGCGGAGATCTGATCGATGCTTTCCAGGTCGGTGGGCAGAAGGCTGTCGAGCAGCTGATTCGCGAACAGTTTGGAGTGTTTATGTACAACAGCGGGCGTGGGCAGATTATTAATCGGGCGGAGTATTTGCGTTGGAAGTATATGGACAACCATGAG GTTGTTATACCAATTGAGGCGTCGCTGTCACCGCACGATCCACTGGGGAAGTGGGTCGATCATAAGGCCTGCTGGCAGATGCAATACCGTGGATTGCTAGGCGAAAGTTTGCTACATGTGTTGATCATCTGCGATACGAAAATTCACACCAA GTTGGCCCGTATCCTGCTGCGTGTGTTCCCGGAGCTGTCGATCGACGTGATGGAAGGCGAGGAGTACCTGGGCGCTAGTTCACTCCACCTGGCGATCGCGTACAGCAACAACGAGTTGGTGGGCGATCTGATCGACGCCGGAGCGGACGTGTCCCAGCGCGCCATCGGACGGTTCTTCCTTCCGCGCGATCAGCAAGGGCTGAAACCGGTCAAGAACACCGACTACGAAGGGCTGGCCTACTTTGGTGAGTATCCGTTGGCGTGGGCCGCTTGCTGCGCCAATGAATCCGTGTACAACCTTCTGCTGGAATGCGGAGCGGATCCGAACGCCCAGGACAGCTTTGGGAACATGATTCTGCACATGGTGGTCGTCTGCGATAAGTTGGACATGTTCGGTTATGCCCTGCGACATCCGAAGCTGCCGTGCAAGAATGGAATCGTTAATGAATCGGGTCTCACTCCGTTAACGTTGGCATGTCGGCTTGGTCGAGATGAGGTTTTCCGTGAGATGTTGGAACTATCGGCGAGGGAGTTCTGGCGGTACAGCAACATCACTTGTTCGGGATATCCGTTGAACGCTTTGGACACGTTGATGCCCGACGGGACTACCAATTGGAATTCGGCGTTGTTTATTATTCTCAACGGAACAAAGGAGGAACATTTGAATATGCTTGATGGAGGCATCGTGGAGCGTCTGTTGGACGAGAAGTGGAAAACATTCGCCAGGAATCAGTTTTTGAAGCGATTGTTGATTTTGGCTCTGCATCTGTTTTGTCTGTCATGTTCGGTTTATTTGCGACCTGCGCGGGTATTCAAGGAAGAAAGCGAGGAGGGTAGTGACGGAGGAGACGGTTCCGTTCAGGGAATAGCTGCTCCGGATGGTGCCGACGGTGACGCGGAGGAAACCGATTTGACGACCTGGTTCCGGTATGGTTTTGAAATCGCAACCGTGATGGGAGTGCTGAGCTACGTAGTTCTGCAACAGGGTGATGAGATCAAGAATCAGGGATTGATTTCGTTCATCAAATCATTG ggaaatgcACCAGCGAAAGCAATCTTCCTGATCTCAAACCTGATGATATTGGCTTGCATCCCGTTCCGTATGATGGGTGACGTGGAACACGAAGAAGCCATATTGTTGTTTGCCGTCCCCGGCTCTTGGTTTTTGTTGATGTTCTTCGCTGG CGCCATCGGATTGACAGGTCCCTTCGTTACCATGATCTTTTCCATGATCACCGGTGACATGTTCACATTCGGTATTATCTACATGATCGTGCTGTTTGGGTTTTCTCAGGCATTTTACTTCCTGTACAAAGGACATCCGGAAGCGGAGGAGTCTCCGTTCGGGAGCTATTTCGGTACATGGATGGGTCTGTTCCAAACAACTCTTGGCGATTACGAT TACGCTGACTTGAACCTAACGACGTATCCAAACCTGGCAAAAACGGTCTTCATCATCTTCATGATCTTCGTGCCGATTCTGTTGTTGAACATGTTGATCGCTATGATGGGCAACACCTACGCATACGTTATTGAGCAAGCCGAGAAGGAAGGTATGAAACAGTGGGCTAAGATTGTGGTCAACCTGGAGCGGGCGGTCAAACAGGAGGACGCCAAAAAGTACTTGGAGGAGTATTCTATCGGATTGGGACCATCGGACGATCCCAGATATGAGATCCGTGGAGTCATGGTGATCAAGAGCAAAAGTAAGACTCGTGCTAAGCAGCGCAAGGGTGCGGTAAGTAACTGGAAAAGCGTTCTGCGTGTTACGTTGAATGAGTTGAAAAAACGAAGCATGACTGGCGAGGAGCTGCGACGCATCATGTGGGGACGATCTTCAATCACCTCCCCGGCCAAAATCTCCAAGAA GAAAAAGATTTACGAGGATGAAGATCCATTCGCAATCACCAACGCCATCGATGTGATGACCTTCACGCAAGACATAGTGATGGTGAGTACCGAACCGATCGCTCCTCCAACAATCGACCCAACCAAACCGAAACCGGCAACCATCGTCCCTAAGCCTCAAACCGCACCAACCGCGCAACCGATTCCGGAGATTCCTCCTCAACCGCCTTTAGTCAAACGGCAATCCGTGGTTAGCGCTCCGCCAGCCTACGACGATTTTCCCCCGATGAAGGACTACAAAGATCCCCTGCGGGAGCTGGTCCTGATCTCGGAATCACCCACGGTGGATGAACACTACGCGCAGAACTGCAAAGCTCTGGCGAACGATGCATCCACCCTGGACCACGTGCACGAGATCAACCTAACCAAGCAGACCCAGCTCCGGCAGGAGGAACAgaagcaacaacaacagcagacCTTGGGTCAGTTGAATCCCTTCCTGGAAGCGAAGGACGTTGTCGATCCGGTGAAGGAGCGTGAGTTCCTCAAAACGCTAGAAGCTCTGGAGGACACCGATAGTGAAGCGGCCGAAAAGCCGGTCCTTGGAAAGATCTCGCTGATCCGACGGGCCAAATCAGCCGTCTCGAGAACCACCTCCAGGAAGAAGAAAACCGACCAGCATCCGCTGTTTATGATCGCTTGGGACGATAAGAACCTAACCCGAGCCCAACCGGAGGATTTCGGAGCGCTGAACACGGCCTACGAGTATTGTGCCGAAGATTTGAAGCACGACGTGGACGAGGAAGcgaaggaggaagaagatgaGGGTGTGACGGTGGAGGAGGTGCACCGCCGCATGGAGCAGTTCCATCTGCGCGGCCGGGCTTCCCTGGAGCGGGACAGCAACTCGACCGAGAGTAGCAAGAAGCAGAAAAAACGGAACGGCGTGGGGCGGGGCCGGAACAACAAGGTTTCACCGGATACGTCCAATGAGAGTGTCAACGGGAAGAAGGACAAGCGCATGAAGTCGGCACCGACGGGAAGCGGACCTCGTCATCGGCAGCTCATGGGGCACGAACCGGGCGACAGTTCCCCGCCGGATCCACTGGAACCGTGGAGCACCCGGGACATTTGCAATATTAATAAACTTTTGGACACCGACACGCAGGAGGAGTGA